One segment of Ziziphus jujuba cultivar Dongzao chromosome 12, ASM3175591v1 DNA contains the following:
- the LOC107429213 gene encoding serine/threonine-protein kinase BRI1-like 2, with product METNPVQLFLHLSFTLVSMVLVSASAAGEGVVTSIKTDAEALMKFKKMIQQDPDGVFSGWQLDRNPCSWYGVSCSMGRVTELNISGRPLKGNNIYLDPLASLDMLSSITLSLNSFTVNSTSLLQLPYGLKELDLSFGGLVGTIPENFFPKFPNLVSVNLGYNNLTGSVPDDLLLNSDKLQYLDLSSNNLTGSISGLKIENSCSSLLTFELSGNRITGTLPVSLSNCTSLQTLSIHDNSLTGEIPKSIGDLNSLQKLDLSRNQITGWIPSELGHACNSLLEIKLSNNNISGPIPDSFSSCSLLQILDLSNNNISGPLPDSIFKNLGALESLLLSNNGITGPFPSSISSCKRLQIIDFSSNKISGFIPKDICPGAASLQELRMPDNLIVGEIPAELSKCSQLKTIDLSLNYLNGSIPPELGRLENLEKLIAWFNGLEGKIPPELGKCRNLKDLILNNNQLSGEIPVELFNCGNLEWISLTSNKLSGEIPREFGTLTRLAVLQLGNNSFTGQIPGELGNCSGLVWLDLNSNKLTGEIPPRLGRQLGSKPLTGILSGNTMMFVRNVGNSCKGVGGLLEFAGIRPERLLQVPTLRTCDFTRLYSGPVLSLFTQYQTLEYLDLSYNELRGRIPEEIGDMIALQVLELAHNQLSGEIPSSLGRLKNLGVFDASHNRLQGNIPDSFSNLSFLVQIDLSNNDLTGQIPSRGQLSTLPASQYANNPGLCGVPLPECQNNNDQPTIATPADDGGKGGRKASATTWANSIVLGILISIASICILIVWAIAMRARRREAEEVKMLSSLQASHAATTWKIDKEREPLSINVATFQRQLRKLKFSQLIEATNGFSAASLIGCGGFGEVFKATLKDGSSVAIKKLIRLSCQGDREFMAEMETLGKIKHRNLVPLLGYCKVGEERLLVYEFMEYGSLEEMLHGRTKARDRRILTWEERKQIARGAAKGLCFLHHNCIPHIIHRDMKSSNVLLDHELEARVSDFGMARLISALDTHLSVSTLAGTPGYVPPEYYQSFRCTAKGDVYSFGVVLLELLTGKRPTDKEDFGDTNLVGWVKMKVREGRQMEVIDPELLSVTKGTDEAEAEEVKEMVRYLEITLQCVDDFPSKRPNMLQAVAMLRELMPGSTSGSSNSS from the coding sequence ATGGAGACCAACCCAGTTCAGCTTTTTCTACATCTTTCATTTACACTTGTCTCAATGGTTCTTGTTTCTGCTTCTGCAGCTGGTGAAGGTGTTGTTACATCGATCAAAACAGATGCTGAAGCTCTAATGAAGTTCAAGAAGATGATTCAGCAAGACCCAGACGGAGTTTTCTCAGGTTGGCAGCTTGACAGGAATCCATGTAGCTGGTATGGAGTTTCATGCTCCATGGGGAGAGTAACTGAGCTCAATATCAGTGGTCGTCCTCTAAAGGGGAATAATATATATCTTGATCCTTTGGCTTCCCTAGACATGTTATCTTCTATCACACTGTCTTTGAATTCGTTCACTGTAAATTCCACTTCTCTGCTTCAGCTTCCATATGGATTGAAAGAGCTTGACCTTTCTTTTGGTGGACTTGTAGGTACAATCCCTGAGAATTTTTTCCCAAAGTTTCCAAATCTTGTCTCTGTCAATCTTGGTTATAACAATTTGACAGGTTCTGTACCTGATGATCTCCTATTGAACTCTGATAAACTTCAGTACCTAGACCTTTCTTCTAACAATCTGACAGGGTCAATTTCTGGTCTGAAAATTGAGAATTCTTGCAGTTCTCTGCTCACTTTTGAATTGTCTGGGAACCGTATAACCGGTACCCTTCCTGTCTCACTTTCAAACTGTACAAGTCTCCAAACTCTGTCAATCCATGACAATTCTCTTACAGGGGAAATCCCAAAATCTATTGGGGACCTTAATAGTTTGCAGAAACTAGATCTCTCTCGCAATCAAATCACTGGTTGGATCCCGTCTGAATTAGGACATGCATGCAACTCGCTGCTTGAAATTAAGCTCTCAAACAACAACATTTCAGGTCCAATCCCAGACTCCTTCTCTTCATGTTCTTTGCTGCAAATTCTCGATCTTTCAAACAACAACATATCAGGACCCCTTCCAGATTCTATCTTTAAGAATCTTGGTGCATTGGAGAGCTTGTTGCTGAGTAACAATGGCATCACTGGACCATTTCCTTCTTCCATATCATCTTGCAAGAGATTACAGATCATAGACTTCAGTTCCAATAAGATTTCCGGTTTCATCCCAAAAGATATATGCCCGGGAGCCGCCTCACTCCAGGAACTTCGAATGCCAGATAATCTTATCGTAGGAGAAATCCCTGCTGAATTATCTAAGTGTTCCCAGCTGAAGACTATTGATCTTAGTCTTAATTATCTAAATGGGTCGATTCCACCAGAGCTTGGGAGGCTTGAAAATCTTGAGAAACTAATAGCATGGTTCAATGGGTTGGAGGGGAAAATCCCACCAGAGTTAGGAAAATGCAGGAATCTCAAGGACCTTATTCTCAACAACAATCAGCTTAGCGGTGAAATTCCAGTTGAATTGTTCAATTGCGGTAATCTTGAATGGATATCACTTACAAGCAATAAACTGAGCGGTGAGATCCCACGTGAGTTTGGCACTTTGACAAGACTGGCTGTGCTCCAACTTGGAAACAATAGCTTCACCGGTCAGATACCAGGAGAGCTGGGAAATTGCAGCGGTTTGGTTTGGTTGGACTTGAACAGCAACAAGCTCACTGGTGAGATTCCACCTCGACTCGGAAGGCAGCTTGGTTCTAAACCATTGACTGGAATACTTTCTGGCAACACTATGATGTTCGTACGTAATGTCGGAAATTCTTGTAAAGGAGTTGGGGGTCTGTTGGAATTTGCTGGTATCCGACCTGAAAGACTTCTGCAAGTTCCCACATTGAGGACTTGTGATTTCACAAGGTTGTATTCTGGTCCTGTCCTGAGCCTCTTTACACAATACCAAACTTTGGAATATCTGGATCTGTCTTATAATGAGCTTCGCGGTAGAATTCCTGAAGAGATTGGGGACATGATCGCCTTGCAAGTCCTAGAATTAGCGCACAACCAGTTATCTGGTGAGATTCCTTCCTCACTTGGGAGGCTTAAAAACTTAGGGGTATTTGATGCTTCACATAACAGATTGCAGGGTAATATCCCAGATTCATTCTCGAACTTGTCATTCTTGGTGCAAATCGATCTATCCAATAATGATTTAACCGGGCAAATTCCATCAAGAGGGCAGCTAAGTACACTTCCGGCATCACAGTATGCCAACAATCCAGGACTTTGTGGGGTTCCATTGCCAGAGTGTCAGAACAACAATGACCAACCAACCATAGCCACTCCGGCTGACGATGGAGGAAAAGGGGGTCGAAAAGCATCAGCCACGACCTGGGCTAATAGCATTGTCTTGGGGATTCTCATTTCCATTGCATCAATCTGTATTTTGATTGTGTGGGCAATTGCAATGCGTGCAAGAAGAAGGGAGGCAGAAGAAGTGAAGATGCTTAGTAGCTTGCAAGCATCCCATGCAGCCACCACATGGAAGATTGATAAAGAGAGAGAACCACTGAGCATCAATGTTGCAACTTTCCAGAGACAGCTCAGAAAACTCAAATTCTCCCAGCTTATTGAGGCTACCAATGGGTTCTCAGCTGCAAGCCTTATTGGGTGTGGAGGGTTTGGAGAAGTGTTCAAGGCAACTTTGAAGGACGGATCAAGTGTTGCAATCAAGAAACTTATAAGATTGAGTTGCCAAGGTGACCGTGAATTCATGGCAGAAATGGAGACTCTGGGGAAGATCAAGCATAGAAATCTTGTGCCTCTACTGGGTTATTGCAAAGTTGGTGAAGAGAGACTCCTTGTATATGAATTCATGGAGTATGGCAGCCTTGAAGAAATGCTACATGGGAGAACAAAGGCAAGGGATCGGCGTATTCTAACATGGGAAGAGAGGAAGCAAATTGCAAGAGGTGCAGCCAAGGGACTCTGCTTTCTCCACCACAATTGCATCCCTCATATTATACATAGAGACATGAAATCAAGCAATGTGCTTCTAGACCATGAATTGGAAGCAAGAGTTTCAGATTTCGGAATGGCAAGGCTAATAAGTGCACTTGACACCCATCTAAGTGTAAGCACACTTGCAGGAACTCCTGGCTATGTCCCACCTGAGTACTATCAAAGCTTCAGGTGCACCGCAAAAGGCGATGTGTACTCCTTTGGGGTGGTCCTGCTTGAATTGTTGACAGGAAAACGCCCAACCGATAAGGAGGACTTTGGGGACACTAACTTGGTGGGGTGGGTGAAAATGAAGGTGAGAGAAGGGAGACAAATGGAAGTAATAGACCCGGAGTTGCTCTCAGTAACAAAAGGAACCGACGAAGCAGAAGCTGAAGAAGTTAAAGAGATGGTAAGGTACCTGGAGATTACATTGCAGTGTGTGGATGACTTCCCTTCCAAAAGGCCTAACATGTTGCAGGCAGTAGCAATGCTGAGAGAGCTTATGCCTGGATCAACGAGTGGAAGTAGCAACAGTTCTTGA